A section of the Macaca thibetana thibetana isolate TM-01 chromosome 10, ASM2454274v1, whole genome shotgun sequence genome encodes:
- the DNAJC5 gene encoding dnaJ homolog subfamily C member 5, translated as MADQRQRSLSTSGESLYHVLGLDKNATSDDIKKSYRKLALKYHPDKNPDNPEAADKFKEINNAHAILTDATKRNIYDKYGSLGLYVAEQFGEENVNTYFVLSSWWAKALFVFCGLLTCCYCCCCLCCCFNCCCGKCKPKAPEGEETEFYVSPEDLEAQLQSDEREATDTPIVIQPASATETTQLTADSHPSYHTDGFN; from the exons ATGGCAGACCAGAGACAGCGCTCACTGTCTACCTCTGGGGAGTCATTGTACCACGTCCTTGGGCTGGACAAGAACGCAACCTCAGATGACATTAAAAAGTCCTATCG GAAACTTGCCTTGAAATATCACCCCGACAAGAACCCTGACAACCCGGAGGCTGCAGACAAGTTTAAGGAGATCAACAACGCGCACGCCATCCTGACGGACGCCACAAAAAGGAACATCTACGACAAGTACGGCTCGCTGGGGCTCTACGTGGCCGAGCAGTTTGGGGAAGAGAACGTGAACACCTACTTCGTGCTGTCCAGCTGGTGGGCCAAG gccctgtttgtcTTCTGTGGCCTCCTCAcgtgctgctactgctgctgctgtctGTGCTGCTGCTTCAACTGCTGCTGCGGGAAGTGTAAGCCGAAGGCTCCTGAGGGCGAGGAGACGGAGTTCTACGTGTCCCCTGAGGATCTGGAGGCCCAGCTGCAGTCTGACGAGAGGG AGGCCACAGACACGCCGATCGTCATACAGCCGGCATCTGCCACCGAGACCACCCAGCTCACAGCCGACTCCCACCCCAGCTACCACACCGACGGGTTCAACTAA
- the LOC126964088 gene encoding uncharacterized protein LOC126964088, whose amino-acid sequence MAILTVVTVILRPPGSPDTRGLELLPLPDLEAEPLSAVLPSCVAVSTERPVGRRCWVLPGACWGCASRPVQFTRGSRQHRLLLTCRRHGCSPRAPHGSCCVDCLHSVTWDFFVFLLALFLNCFRYYCSVFVNFPSSLFSSCSSTQWGPARKRTWCAHASSRRTFIFRSALPSGKGPGASCRRGCSQVLRVASGPRRLPSPGRLFGVGLVLWGHQEGPGAAGRVRRGACPPSLSSGSVHPTVGTSRGGHEVTDLTLSQYSEL is encoded by the exons ATGGCCATTCTCACGGTGGTGACTGTGATTCTAAGACCCCCAGGAAGCCCAGACACACGGGGCCTGGAGCTCCTCCCACTGCCTGACCTGGAAGCAGAACCCTTGTCAGCAGTTCTGCCCT CGTGTGTGGCCGTGAGCACAGAACGTCCCGTTGGACGCCGCTGCTGGGTGCTGCCGGGGGCCTGCTGGGGTTGTGCTTCGAGGCCTGTCCAGTTCACAAGGGGGTCCAGGCAGCACCGACTGCTTCTGACCTGCAGGAGGCATGGGTGCAGCCCGAGGGCCCCTCACGGCAGCTGCTGTGTAGATTGTCTCCACTCAGTGACGTGGgatttttttgtcttccttttggctttatttttaaactgctttaGATATTACTGCTCAGTGTTTGTGAACTTTCCTAGCTCTCTGTTCAGTTCGTGCAGCAGCACCCAGTGGGGACCTGCTAGAAAAAGGACCTGGTGTGCGCACGCGTCCAGCAGGAGAACCTTCATCTTCAGGTCGGCGCTGCCGTCCGGGAAAGGCCCTGGAGCCTCATGCCGTCGAGGCTGCTCCCAGGTGCTGCGTGTCGCCAGTGGCCCCCGTCGCCTGCCGAGCCCAGGGCGTCTGTTCGGGGTGGGCCTTGTGCTGTGGGGGCACCAGGAGGGCCCGGGTGCTGCGGGCAGAGTTCGACGTGGGGCTTGTCCACCCTCCCTTAGCTCTGGCTCAGTGCATCCTACTGTGGGGACATCTCGTGGGGGACACGAAGTGACTGACCTCACCCTTTCCCAGTATTCGGAGCTGTGA